In a genomic window of Diabrotica undecimpunctata isolate CICGRU chromosome 2, icDiaUnde3, whole genome shotgun sequence:
- the Gug gene encoding uncharacterized protein Gug isoform X6: MATTQGEIRVGPGNQVKDIYALLPEYRPGVPPEQLSPDPEQTRVREEQRWVPAMTLDADLLMYLRAARSMAAFAGMCDGGCPEDGANAASRDDTTINALDVLHDSGYDPGKALQALVKCPVPKGIDKKWSEEETKRFVKGLRQFGKNFFRIRKDLLPHRDTPELVEFYYLWKKTPGANNNRPHRRRRQGSLRRIRNTRNSRGGNTSSNSGRNVPPEAENNRPSPQPGKEPGETSSVTEDDNDSEDDSDSRDAQYRCSHCFTTNSKDWQPGGKDRQLLCYDCRAHYKKTNELPPVTAPAAGGNNPSAESPDASPQRMRTRNKAKEQTSNRARPKRGGTETPEPKTPIKNNPNSEKTTPTQPGTPGKKKKSDKPETPNKNKDIRKRTQDGKSEDNEMDERELGLLKKKRDRAESPCSLTTDSETVNDDVENPDNETENVEVTTPDTPMSAVVNVPVSSVATSTPCSITSTLSQEQLSKGPIKQDVTEPPDIKHLIPSPSVTPTNPVNPPKSILSEPMPLNVSIRLPDDMNERKNLIKRNLDTSLDTKEVKFNIENSSFNQEAVRFNPEAMKFAQQTEYQSEPIIKPDIPIKVESEINEDQLKDQIPQQISIMQEKPFKTELIIPKIHPLKEEDSSNSESIPKEESSYKDNIFMPQNLIKEPITFGMKDPPLMNHLTPKIMKDPMQEKHKEQMIDMSPINHYTEIKQEPYSYQPPKDPNATTAVTINSINNTVIKLEPREPREEPMELTSQSRNEQQPYGAHPQPLNIPQVIPMSQNLPPSNHYEEEKRLEKLERPERVDRPERIDRPERPDIVQINSAPIGQPPLPSLMQSGNLVTIGGSQPPQMNHYSFMTGLPFSHPQSPRNLEKNQPQHQQNEPQNLKIKQEIPELPQSQSSSMPPNHLSGLSSFTQSALNPGPPVQPPQSLALPPSSQNIPTSIPTSGGFVAPPTHLPSPMSDPLQSLKDVKIPGYIPPPQHNQPAQSTSNERSERPPSGPAVENIKKEPEYIRSSSTGPSPKPLSEKCSTPKSSSNTNTPTPGAQQTPPPIRQHGTNSPHSAMNLISPSSAPPTSLAQPHPTQPHGPSYGTMPPHHPHLVHPSFLQMPFHGPHPYSGYPFPYPYSYPVVPQPHAVPPPTSRHDMSVAPKSIDTVSATLMSSQHSTSSTLTSKRETRESDENGGERHQTHEMTLTNHQSTSHNSSVHATVDKHNYGSSHSITISHSTSTSSSQSVQHKVNQKTVRSSSPHTPVSQTTSSASLNHTSSSSTSSHQHTHHHTHTHHDRLSPGTQLLRHSIHKPPTPQGANAHHLMIQPPNMGHHPSSLEALRAHAAQAAANMHPPSSPMNPPPKLVSDEVIKVEPDPEPSPEEEGQSSPIEPPRGPSPEPRIEDTECHRSQSAIFLRHWNRGDYNSCTRTDLTFKPVPNSTLARKREERLRKQADREREERERAQQAQQRKNATPEKPEIKPPSRGPLETVSSPYERFPRPGFNDTPALRQLSEYARPHAGFSPGHMPRSLIPPSHVMDPMLQYQLNSMYGPGARERLELEHLEREKREREIRELRERELNDRIKEEIMKGGMRGPANPMDPHWLEIQRRYAAAGLAGPGGPAGLPLHHFALYPGGSSAPLSQMERERLERLGIPPPPAPGAPGGPPPGHPHHSAHQAQLEAAERLALATDPMKVRLQMAGISPEYHAHTHAHTHAHTHLHLHPQQQQAQQEAAAAAAGFPLPASAAPGYPRPGLIPSREGPLGLHHPDLLGRPYADQLAHQAAAHEQLQRQMMLERDRFPPHPSIVAQHEEYLRRNFIEM, encoded by the exons CCGGAATTGGTGGAATTCTACTATTTGTGGAAGAAAACTCCCGGTGCGAATAATAACCGGCCTCACCGGCGGCGTAGACAAGGGTCTTTAAGAAGGATCAGGAACACACGTAACAGTAGAGGAGGTAATACATCATCTAATTCAG GACGAAACGTTCCTCCAGAGGCAGAAAACAATAGACCTTCACCTCAACCCGGAAAAGAACCTGGTGAAACCAGTTCTGTAACGGAAGATGATAATGATAGCGAAGATGATAGCGACAGTCGGGACGCACAGTATAGATGTTCGCATTGCTTTACAACAA ATTCCAAGGATTGGCAGCCTGGAGGCAAAGATCGGCAACTTCTGTGTTACGATTGTAGGGCTCACTACAAAAAGACAAATGAACTACCTCCAGTCACAGCTCCAGCAGCTGGAGGAAATAATCCGTCAGCAG AAAGCCCAGATGCAAGTCCTCAACGTATGCGCACAAGAAATAAGGCAAAAGAGCAAACTAGTAATCGTGCTAGGCCAAAAAGAGGTGGCACTGAAACACCAGAACCTAAAACACCTATTAAAAACAATCCCAACTCGGAAAAAACAACTCCCACTCAACCCGGCACTCCAGGTAAAAAGAAAAAGTCTGATAAGCCTGAAACGCCAAATAAGAATAAAGATATTAGAAAGAGAACTCAAGATGGTAAATCAGAAGACAATGAAATGGATGAAAGGGAACTTGGTTTGCTGAAAAAGAAACGAGACAGAGCTGAAAGTCCTTGTAGTCTTACAACGGATTCAGAAACTGTCAATGATGATGTAGAGAATCCGGATAATGAAACTGAAAATGTGGAGGTGACAACACCAGATACTCCTATGAGTGCTGTAGTCAATGTACCTGTGTCTTCT GTGGCAACTTCCACGCCGTGTTCTATCACTTCTACCTTATCTCAGGAGCAACTCAGTAAAGGGCCCATTAAGCAGGACGTTACCGAGCCACCAGATATAAAACACCTAATTCCATCGCCATCTGTTACGCCAACAAACCCTGTTAACCCACCTAAAAGCATTTTATCCGAACCAATGCCTCTTAATGTTTCTATACGTCTACCTGATGATATGAATgaacgtaaaaatcttataaagaGAAACCTAGATACATCTCTGGATACCAAGGAGGTCAAATTTAATATAGAAAATTCAAGCTTTAATCAAGAAGCAGTAAGATTCAACCCAGAAGCAATGAAATTTGCTCAACAAACTGAATATCAAAGTGAACCGATAATAAAGCCTGACATTCCAATTAAAGTTGAAAGTGAAATTAATGAGGACCAACTCAAAGATCAAATTCCCCAACAAATATCAATAATGCAAGAGAAACCGTTTAAAACAGAATTAATTATTCCCAAAATACAtccactcaaagaagaagattcTTCGAACAGCGAATCTATTCCAAAAGAAGAGTCTTCTTATAAAGACAATATATTCATGCCCCAGAACCTTATAAAAGAACCGATCACCTTTGGTATGAAAGATCCACCGTTGATGAATCACTTAACACCAAAAATAATGAAAGACCCAAtgcaagaaaaacataaagaacaAATGATTGATATGAGCCCAATAAATCATTACACTGAAATTAAACAAGAACCCTATAGTTACCAACCACCCAAAGATCCTAACGCTACCACTGCCGTTACTATTAACAGTATTAATAATACTGTTATAAAATTAGAACCAAGGGAACCACGTGAAGAACCCATGGAACTGACTAGTCAAAGTAGAAATGAACAACAGCCTTATG gtGCACATCCTCAACCTTTGAACATTCCTCAAGTTATACCAATGTCTCAGAATCTTCCCCCAAGTAATCACtatgaagaagaaaagagactgGAAAAATTAGAAAGGCCTGAACGCGTAGATAGACCTGAAAGAATCGATAGACCAGAAAGACCAGACATAGTCCAAATTAATTCTGCACCTATTGGTCAACCTCCTCTTCCAAGTCTGATGCAATCTGGTAACTTGGTTACGATAGGTGGATCTCAGCCACCACAGATGAACCATTATAGTTTTATGACCGGACTGCCATTTTCACACCCACAGAGTCCACGTAATTTAGAAAAGAATCAGCCTCAACACCAGCAAAATGAACCTCAAAACttaaaaatcaaacaagaaattCCAGAGTTACCACAAAGTCAAAGTTCATCTATGCCACCAAATCATTTAAGCGGTTTGAGCAGTTTCACACAGTCTGCTCTAAATCCTGGGCCTCCTGTTCAGCCTCCACAAAGTTTGGCTTTACCACCTAGCTCACAGAATATACCTACCAGTATACCAACTTCTGGAGGTTTCGTAGCTCCTCCGACCCACCTACCTTCCCCTATGAGTGATCCTCTTCAAAGTCTGAAAGATGTAAAG ATACCTGGTTACATTCCACCTCCACAACACAATCAGCCCGCTCAATCAACAAGTAATGAAAGGAGTGAACGTCCTCCTTCAGGTCCAGCTGTGGAAAATATTAAGAAAGAACCAGAATATATTAGATCGTCGAGTACCGGACCTAGTCCTAAACCTCTATCAGAAAAGTGTTCAACCCCAAAAAGTAGTAGCAATACGAACACACCTACTCCAGGAGCTCAGCAAACACCACCTCCCATTCGCCAACATG GTACAAATTCTCCCCATTCTGCGATGAACTTAATAAGTCCAAGTTCAGCCCCACCTACTTCCTTAGCTCAACCCCATCCAACCCAACCGCATGGGCCTTCTTACGGAACAATGCCTCCACATCATCCACATTTGGTCCATCCTTCTTTTCTACAAATGCCTTTTCACGGGCCCCATCCATATTCTGGCTACCCATTCCCCTATCCTTACTCCTACCCTGTCGTACCTCAACCACATGCTGTTCCTCCTCCTACCAGTCGGCACGACATGAGTGTTGCTCCAAAATCGATTGATACCGTAAGCGCTACATTGATGTCGTCTCAGCATAGTACAAGCAGTACGCTAACTTCTAAAAGAGAAACTAGGGAATCTGATGAGAATGGTGGAGAGAGGCACCAAACTCATGAAATGACATTAACAAACCATCAGAGTACTTCACACAATAGCTCAGTACACGCAACTGTTGACAAGCACAATTATGGTAGTAGTCATAGCATTACGATATCACACAGTACTTCCACTAGTTCAAGTCAAAGTGTTCAGCACAAAGTCAATCAAAAAACAGTTAGGAGTAGTTCGCCACATACGCCGGTGTCACAA ACTACTTCAAGCGCCAGTTTAAATCATACCTCTTCAAGTTCAACCAGTAGTCACCAGCACACCCATCACCATACTCATACCCACCACGATCGGCTATCTCCTGGTACACAACTTCTACGACATAGTATACATAAACCACCTACTCCTCAAGGTGCTAATGCTCATCATTTGATGATTCAACCTCCAAACATGGGTCACCATCCTTCTTCACTTGAAGCTTTAAGGGCACATGCAGCTCAAGCAGCGGCCAATATGCACCCACCGTCTTCCCCAATGAACCCTCCACCAAAACTTGTATCTGATGAAGTCATCAAGGTGGAACCAGATCCTGAACCTTCTCCAGAAGAGGAAGGACAAAGTAGTCCCATAGAACCTCCTAGGGGGCCTTCACCAGAACCTAGGATTGAAGACACTGAATGTCACAGAAGTCAAAGTGCAAT ATTTTTGCGTCACTGGAATCGCGGGGACTATAATTCTTGTACAAGAACTGATCTCACTTTTAAACCAGTGCCGAATTCAACACTTGCTAGAAAGAGAGAGGAACGACTTAGAAAACAAGCTGATAGAGAAAGAGAGGAAAGAGAAAGAGCACAGCAAGCACAACAAAGAAAAAATGCTACCCCCGAAAAACCAGAAATCAAACCACCATCTAGGGGGCCTTTAGAAACAGTTAGTTCGCCTTATGAACGATTCCCTAGACCTGGATTTAACGACACACCTGCTTTAAGACAGCTGTCTGAATATGCCAGGCCTCATGCTGGTTTTAGTCCTG GCCACATGCCAAGATCGCTCATACCTCCTTCTCATGTTATGGACCCAATGTTACAGTACCAACTAAACAGTATGTACGGACCGGGAGCTAGAGAGAG GTTGGAGTTAGAGCATCTAGAAAGGGAGAAGCGGGAAAGGGAAATTAGGGAACTCAGGGAAAGAGAGTTAAATGACAGAATAAAGGAAGAGATAATGAAGGGGGGAATGAGGGGACCTGCAAATCCTATGGATCCACATTGGTTGGAAATACAGAGGAGATATGCAGCTGCAGGCTTAGCTGGACCAGGAG GGCCAGCAGGTCTTCCCCTTCACCATTTCGCCTTATATCCGGGAGGAAGTAGTGCACCTTTATCCCAAATGGAACGGGAACGTCTGGAAAGGCTTGGTATACCTCCTCCACCTGCACCTGGAGCTCCTGGTGGGCCTCCCCCAGGTCACCCTCATCATTCTGCCCACCAAGCACAACTGGAAGCTGCTGAACGCTTGGCTTTGGCTACCGATCCTA tgaaggTGCGTCTGCAGATGGCAGGTATATCACCAGAGTaccacgcacatacgcacgctcacacgcatgCTCATACACACCTTCACCTGCATCCTCAACAGCAGCAGGCTCAGCAAGAGGCAGCTGCTGCTGCGGCAGGTTTTCCGTTACCAG CTTCTGCGGCTCCAGGTTATCCACGTCCTGGATTGATTCCAAGCAGAGAGGGGCCATTGGGTCTTCATCATCCTGACTTGTTGGGCAGACCATACGCTGATCAACTTGCGCACCAA GCAGCCGCCCATGAACAGTTACAGCGACAGATGATGCTAGAAAGGGATAGGTTCCCTCCTCATCCTTCGATAGTAGCTCAACACGAAGAGTACCTAAG
- the Gug gene encoding uncharacterized protein Gug isoform X3 gives MATTQGEIRVGPGNQALLPEYRPGVPPEQLSPDPEQTRVREEQRWVPAMTLDADLLMYLRAARSMAAFAGMCDGGCPEDGANAASRDDTTINALDVLHDSGYDPGKALQALVKCPVPKGIDKKWSEEETKRFVKGLRQFGKNFFRIRKDLLPHRDTPELVEFYYLWKKTPGANNNRPHRRRRQGSLRRIRNTRNSRGGNTSSNSGRNVPPEAENNRPSPQPGKEPGETSSVTEDDNDSEDDSDSRDAQYRCSHCFTTNSKDWQPGGKDRQLLCYDCRAHYKKTNELPPVTAPAAGGNNPSAESPDASPQRMRTRNKAKEQTSNRARPKRGGTETPEPKTPIKNNPNSEKTTPTQPGTPGKKKKSDKPETPNKNKDIRKRTQDGKSEDNEMDERELGLLKKKRDRAESPCSLTTDSETVNDDVENPDNETENVEVTTPDTPMSAVVNVPVSSVATSTPCSITSTLSQEQLSKGPIKQDVTEPPDIKHLIPSPSVTPTNPVNPPKSILSEPMPLNVSIRLPDDMNERKNLIKRNLDTSLDTKEVKFNIENSSFNQEAVRFNPEAMKFAQQTEYQSEPIIKPDIPIKVESEINEDQLKDQIPQQISIMQEKPFKTELIIPKIHPLKEEDSSNSESIPKEESSYKDNIFMPQNLIKEPITFGMKDPPLMNHLTPKIMKDPMQEKHKEQMIDMSPINHYTEIKQEPYSYQPPKDPNATTAVTINSINNTVIKLEPREPREEPMELTSQSRNEQQPYGAHPQPLNIPQVIPMSQNLPPSNHYEEEKRLEKLERPERVDRPERIDRPERPDIVQINSAPIGQPPLPSLMQSGNLVTIGGSQPPQMNHYSFMTGLPFSHPQSPRNLEKNQPQHQQNEPQNLKIKQEIPELPQSQSSSMPPNHLSGLSSFTQSALNPGPPVQPPQSLALPPSSQNIPTSIPTSGGFVAPPTHLPSPMSDPLQSLKDVKIPGYIPPPQHNQPAQSTSNERSERPPSGPAVENIKKEPEYIRSSSTGPSPKPLSEKCSTPKSSSNTNTPTPGAQQTPPPIRQHGTNSPHSAMNLISPSSAPPTSLAQPHPTQPHGPSYGTMPPHHPHLVHPSFLQMPFHGPHPYSGYPFPYPYSYPVVPQPHAVPPPTSRHDMSVAPKSIDTVSATLMSSQHSTSSTLTSKRETRESDENGGERHQTHEMTLTNHQSTSHNSSVHATVDKHNYGSSHSITISHSTSTSSSQSVQHKVNQKTVRSSSPHTPVSQTTSSASLNHTSSSSTSSHQHTHHHTHTHHDRLSPGTQLLRHSIHKPPTPQGANAHHLMIQPPNMGHHPSSLEALRAHAAQAAANMHPPSSPMNPPPKLVSDEVIKVEPDPEPSPEEEGQSSPIEPPRGPSPEPRIEDTECHRSQSAIFLRHWNRGDYNSCTRTDLTFKPVPNSTLARKREERLRKQADREREERERAQQAQQRKNATPEKPEIKPPSRGPLETVSSPYERFPRPGFNDTPALRQLSEYARPHAGFSPGHMPRSLIPPSHVMDPMLQYQLNSMYGPGARERLELEHLEREKREREIRELRERELNDRIKEEIMKGGMRGPANPMDPHWLEIQRRYAAAGLAGPGGPAGLPLHHFALYPGGSSAPLSQMERERLERLGIPPPPAPGAPGGPPPGHPHHSAHQAQLEAAERLALATDPMKVRLQMAGISPEYHAHTHAHTHAHTHLHLHPQQQQAQQEAAAAAAGFPLPASAAPGYPRPGLIPSREGPLGLHHPDLLGRPYADQLAHQAAAHEQLQRQMMLERDRFPPHPSIVAQHEEYLRQQRERELKVRALEEAARGSRQ, from the exons CCGGAATTGGTGGAATTCTACTATTTGTGGAAGAAAACTCCCGGTGCGAATAATAACCGGCCTCACCGGCGGCGTAGACAAGGGTCTTTAAGAAGGATCAGGAACACACGTAACAGTAGAGGAGGTAATACATCATCTAATTCAG GACGAAACGTTCCTCCAGAGGCAGAAAACAATAGACCTTCACCTCAACCCGGAAAAGAACCTGGTGAAACCAGTTCTGTAACGGAAGATGATAATGATAGCGAAGATGATAGCGACAGTCGGGACGCACAGTATAGATGTTCGCATTGCTTTACAACAA ATTCCAAGGATTGGCAGCCTGGAGGCAAAGATCGGCAACTTCTGTGTTACGATTGTAGGGCTCACTACAAAAAGACAAATGAACTACCTCCAGTCACAGCTCCAGCAGCTGGAGGAAATAATCCGTCAGCAG AAAGCCCAGATGCAAGTCCTCAACGTATGCGCACAAGAAATAAGGCAAAAGAGCAAACTAGTAATCGTGCTAGGCCAAAAAGAGGTGGCACTGAAACACCAGAACCTAAAACACCTATTAAAAACAATCCCAACTCGGAAAAAACAACTCCCACTCAACCCGGCACTCCAGGTAAAAAGAAAAAGTCTGATAAGCCTGAAACGCCAAATAAGAATAAAGATATTAGAAAGAGAACTCAAGATGGTAAATCAGAAGACAATGAAATGGATGAAAGGGAACTTGGTTTGCTGAAAAAGAAACGAGACAGAGCTGAAAGTCCTTGTAGTCTTACAACGGATTCAGAAACTGTCAATGATGATGTAGAGAATCCGGATAATGAAACTGAAAATGTGGAGGTGACAACACCAGATACTCCTATGAGTGCTGTAGTCAATGTACCTGTGTCTTCT GTGGCAACTTCCACGCCGTGTTCTATCACTTCTACCTTATCTCAGGAGCAACTCAGTAAAGGGCCCATTAAGCAGGACGTTACCGAGCCACCAGATATAAAACACCTAATTCCATCGCCATCTGTTACGCCAACAAACCCTGTTAACCCACCTAAAAGCATTTTATCCGAACCAATGCCTCTTAATGTTTCTATACGTCTACCTGATGATATGAATgaacgtaaaaatcttataaagaGAAACCTAGATACATCTCTGGATACCAAGGAGGTCAAATTTAATATAGAAAATTCAAGCTTTAATCAAGAAGCAGTAAGATTCAACCCAGAAGCAATGAAATTTGCTCAACAAACTGAATATCAAAGTGAACCGATAATAAAGCCTGACATTCCAATTAAAGTTGAAAGTGAAATTAATGAGGACCAACTCAAAGATCAAATTCCCCAACAAATATCAATAATGCAAGAGAAACCGTTTAAAACAGAATTAATTATTCCCAAAATACAtccactcaaagaagaagattcTTCGAACAGCGAATCTATTCCAAAAGAAGAGTCTTCTTATAAAGACAATATATTCATGCCCCAGAACCTTATAAAAGAACCGATCACCTTTGGTATGAAAGATCCACCGTTGATGAATCACTTAACACCAAAAATAATGAAAGACCCAAtgcaagaaaaacataaagaacaAATGATTGATATGAGCCCAATAAATCATTACACTGAAATTAAACAAGAACCCTATAGTTACCAACCACCCAAAGATCCTAACGCTACCACTGCCGTTACTATTAACAGTATTAATAATACTGTTATAAAATTAGAACCAAGGGAACCACGTGAAGAACCCATGGAACTGACTAGTCAAAGTAGAAATGAACAACAGCCTTATG gtGCACATCCTCAACCTTTGAACATTCCTCAAGTTATACCAATGTCTCAGAATCTTCCCCCAAGTAATCACtatgaagaagaaaagagactgGAAAAATTAGAAAGGCCTGAACGCGTAGATAGACCTGAAAGAATCGATAGACCAGAAAGACCAGACATAGTCCAAATTAATTCTGCACCTATTGGTCAACCTCCTCTTCCAAGTCTGATGCAATCTGGTAACTTGGTTACGATAGGTGGATCTCAGCCACCACAGATGAACCATTATAGTTTTATGACCGGACTGCCATTTTCACACCCACAGAGTCCACGTAATTTAGAAAAGAATCAGCCTCAACACCAGCAAAATGAACCTCAAAACttaaaaatcaaacaagaaattCCAGAGTTACCACAAAGTCAAAGTTCATCTATGCCACCAAATCATTTAAGCGGTTTGAGCAGTTTCACACAGTCTGCTCTAAATCCTGGGCCTCCTGTTCAGCCTCCACAAAGTTTGGCTTTACCACCTAGCTCACAGAATATACCTACCAGTATACCAACTTCTGGAGGTTTCGTAGCTCCTCCGACCCACCTACCTTCCCCTATGAGTGATCCTCTTCAAAGTCTGAAAGATGTAAAG ATACCTGGTTACATTCCACCTCCACAACACAATCAGCCCGCTCAATCAACAAGTAATGAAAGGAGTGAACGTCCTCCTTCAGGTCCAGCTGTGGAAAATATTAAGAAAGAACCAGAATATATTAGATCGTCGAGTACCGGACCTAGTCCTAAACCTCTATCAGAAAAGTGTTCAACCCCAAAAAGTAGTAGCAATACGAACACACCTACTCCAGGAGCTCAGCAAACACCACCTCCCATTCGCCAACATG GTACAAATTCTCCCCATTCTGCGATGAACTTAATAAGTCCAAGTTCAGCCCCACCTACTTCCTTAGCTCAACCCCATCCAACCCAACCGCATGGGCCTTCTTACGGAACAATGCCTCCACATCATCCACATTTGGTCCATCCTTCTTTTCTACAAATGCCTTTTCACGGGCCCCATCCATATTCTGGCTACCCATTCCCCTATCCTTACTCCTACCCTGTCGTACCTCAACCACATGCTGTTCCTCCTCCTACCAGTCGGCACGACATGAGTGTTGCTCCAAAATCGATTGATACCGTAAGCGCTACATTGATGTCGTCTCAGCATAGTACAAGCAGTACGCTAACTTCTAAAAGAGAAACTAGGGAATCTGATGAGAATGGTGGAGAGAGGCACCAAACTCATGAAATGACATTAACAAACCATCAGAGTACTTCACACAATAGCTCAGTACACGCAACTGTTGACAAGCACAATTATGGTAGTAGTCATAGCATTACGATATCACACAGTACTTCCACTAGTTCAAGTCAAAGTGTTCAGCACAAAGTCAATCAAAAAACAGTTAGGAGTAGTTCGCCACATACGCCGGTGTCACAA ACTACTTCAAGCGCCAGTTTAAATCATACCTCTTCAAGTTCAACCAGTAGTCACCAGCACACCCATCACCATACTCATACCCACCACGATCGGCTATCTCCTGGTACACAACTTCTACGACATAGTATACATAAACCACCTACTCCTCAAGGTGCTAATGCTCATCATTTGATGATTCAACCTCCAAACATGGGTCACCATCCTTCTTCACTTGAAGCTTTAAGGGCACATGCAGCTCAAGCAGCGGCCAATATGCACCCACCGTCTTCCCCAATGAACCCTCCACCAAAACTTGTATCTGATGAAGTCATCAAGGTGGAACCAGATCCTGAACCTTCTCCAGAAGAGGAAGGACAAAGTAGTCCCATAGAACCTCCTAGGGGGCCTTCACCAGAACCTAGGATTGAAGACACTGAATGTCACAGAAGTCAAAGTGCAAT ATTTTTGCGTCACTGGAATCGCGGGGACTATAATTCTTGTACAAGAACTGATCTCACTTTTAAACCAGTGCCGAATTCAACACTTGCTAGAAAGAGAGAGGAACGACTTAGAAAACAAGCTGATAGAGAAAGAGAGGAAAGAGAAAGAGCACAGCAAGCACAACAAAGAAAAAATGCTACCCCCGAAAAACCAGAAATCAAACCACCATCTAGGGGGCCTTTAGAAACAGTTAGTTCGCCTTATGAACGATTCCCTAGACCTGGATTTAACGACACACCTGCTTTAAGACAGCTGTCTGAATATGCCAGGCCTCATGCTGGTTTTAGTCCTG GCCACATGCCAAGATCGCTCATACCTCCTTCTCATGTTATGGACCCAATGTTACAGTACCAACTAAACAGTATGTACGGACCGGGAGCTAGAGAGAG GTTGGAGTTAGAGCATCTAGAAAGGGAGAAGCGGGAAAGGGAAATTAGGGAACTCAGGGAAAGAGAGTTAAATGACAGAATAAAGGAAGAGATAATGAAGGGGGGAATGAGGGGACCTGCAAATCCTATGGATCCACATTGGTTGGAAATACAGAGGAGATATGCAGCTGCAGGCTTAGCTGGACCAGGAG GGCCAGCAGGTCTTCCCCTTCACCATTTCGCCTTATATCCGGGAGGAAGTAGTGCACCTTTATCCCAAATGGAACGGGAACGTCTGGAAAGGCTTGGTATACCTCCTCCACCTGCACCTGGAGCTCCTGGTGGGCCTCCCCCAGGTCACCCTCATCATTCTGCCCACCAAGCACAACTGGAAGCTGCTGAACGCTTGGCTTTGGCTACCGATCCTA tgaaggTGCGTCTGCAGATGGCAGGTATATCACCAGAGTaccacgcacatacgcacgctcacacgcatgCTCATACACACCTTCACCTGCATCCTCAACAGCAGCAGGCTCAGCAAGAGGCAGCTGCTGCTGCGGCAGGTTTTCCGTTACCAG CTTCTGCGGCTCCAGGTTATCCACGTCCTGGATTGATTCCAAGCAGAGAGGGGCCATTGGGTCTTCATCATCCTGACTTGTTGGGCAGACCATACGCTGATCAACTTGCGCACCAA GCAGCCGCCCATGAACAGTTACAGCGACAGATGATGCTAGAAAGGGATAGGTTCCCTCCTCATCCTTCGATAGTAGCTCAACACGAAGAGTACCTAAG